One Solanum pennellii chromosome 10, SPENNV200 genomic region harbors:
- the LOC107001350 gene encoding uncharacterized protein LOC107001350: protein MSNLSKLEFLALDISRKIYLSWVLDAEIRLDAMGLADTIQENNQASNQNRAKAMIFLRHHLDEGLKMEYLTVKDPLVLWNNLKDRYDHLKLVVFPQNDLLMKNHESRDTGSMPFPEVNTTNFYQSRCEKGRGPSRGRVRGRRRNFNHADRLALNNNLQHQQCKKKNEKHDVVQKKNSDNKCYRCGGKGHWSRTCRTPRQLVELYQASLKEVKNYTESNFISEDTIEPMHLDVANFFENPEGKIDHLIGDGSAIM, encoded by the exons ATGTCTAATCTCtctaaacttgaatttcttgctcTAGACATATCGAGAAAAATCTATCTATCATGGGTACTCGATGCAGAAATTCGTCTTGATGCGATGGGTCTAGCAGACACcatccaagaaaataatcaagcatCTAATCAAAACCGTGCTAAGGCGATGATATTTCTCCGTCATCACCTTGATGAAGGtttgaaaatggaatatctcaCTGTTAAGGATCCTCTGGTGTTGtggaacaatttaaaagatagataTGACCACCTGAAGTTGGTCGTCTTTCCACAG AATGACTTACTGATGAAAAACCATGAAAGTCGAGATACTGGTTCTATGCCATTTCCTGAAGTAAATACGACAAACTTTTACCAATCTAGGTGTGAAAAAGGTCGTGGCCCCAGTCGTGGCCGTGTTCGTGGTCGAAGAAGAAATTTCAATCATGCTGATCGTCTTGCACTAAATAATAACCTTCAACACCAGCAGtgtaaaaagaagaatgaaaaacatgatgtagtgcagaagaaaaattcagaCAACAAATGTTATCGATGTGGAGGAAAAGGACATTGGTCACGTACCTGTCGTACGCCAAGGCAACTGGTTGAGCTATATCAAGCTTCGCTGAAGGAGGTGAAAAATTACACAGAATCCAACTTTATCTCGGAAGATACTATTGAACCCATGCATCTAGATGTAGCGAATTTCTTTGAGAATCCCGAAGGAAAGATAGATCACCTGATAGGTGATGGATCTGCgataatgtaa